In Gordonia phthalatica, one genomic interval encodes:
- a CDS encoding amino acid ABC transporter ATP-binding protein, with protein sequence MTELIHATGLRKSFGAGPVLDGIDFAVESGSVTAVIGPSGSGKTTLLRSLNALDLPDAGVIRVADETVDFGGAYSKADLARYRSQSGFVFQNHNLFPHKTVIENVVEGPIVVQKRPADEARADARRLLESVGLGDRGDAYPSELSGGQQQRVGIVRAVALKPKVLLLDEPTSALDPELVGEVLRVIKDLAAEGWTMVVVTHEIEFARQVSDQVLFIDGGVIVERGAPTAVIDHPQHERTTAFLRRLTDPL encoded by the coding sequence ATGACCGAACTCATCCACGCCACCGGTCTGCGCAAGTCGTTCGGCGCCGGCCCGGTCCTCGACGGCATCGATTTCGCCGTCGAATCGGGTTCGGTCACGGCCGTGATCGGTCCGTCCGGATCCGGGAAGACGACGCTGCTGCGGTCGCTGAACGCTCTCGACCTCCCCGACGCCGGCGTGATCCGGGTGGCCGACGAGACCGTCGACTTCGGTGGCGCGTATTCGAAAGCCGACCTCGCGCGCTACCGGAGCCAGAGCGGTTTCGTCTTCCAGAATCACAACCTCTTCCCACACAAGACGGTCATCGAGAACGTCGTCGAGGGACCGATCGTCGTGCAGAAACGGCCTGCCGACGAGGCTCGGGCCGATGCGCGGCGACTGCTGGAGAGCGTCGGGCTCGGGGATCGCGGCGACGCCTACCCGAGCGAACTCTCCGGCGGGCAGCAGCAGCGGGTCGGCATCGTGCGGGCCGTCGCGTTGAAGCCGAAGGTCCTGCTGCTCGACGAACCGACCTCGGCGCTCGACCCGGAGTTGGTCGGCGAGGTGCTGCGGGTCATCAAGGATCTCGCCGCGGAGGGGTGGACGATGGTCGTGGTGACGCACGAGATCGAGTTCGCGCGGCAGGTGTCCGATCAGGTCCTGTTCATCGACGGCGGCGTGATCGTCGAACGGGGTGCTCCGACGGCGGTCATCGACCACCCGCAGCACGAGCGGACCACCGCCTTCCTGCGGCGCCTCACCGATCCGCTGTGA
- a CDS encoding PaaI family thioesterase: MTTALSSIADTWINGVLLRSPVARAIGLRLVSAVPESVTIALPYSDDSVTVPGVLHGGVIATLIDTAAAAASASGLTDDDADTTGGATADLTIHYLLPGTGDLTATADVVSRTRSATLSEIKVRDVSGALVVTGVATSRFFRKR, from the coding sequence GTGACCACTGCACTCTCATCCATCGCCGACACCTGGATCAACGGTGTCCTGCTCCGCTCTCCGGTCGCTCGCGCGATCGGACTCCGTCTGGTGTCCGCGGTTCCCGAATCGGTGACCATCGCACTCCCCTACTCCGACGATTCCGTCACCGTGCCGGGCGTCCTGCACGGCGGTGTCATCGCCACCCTCATCGACACGGCGGCCGCCGCCGCCTCCGCGTCCGGCCTCACCGACGACGATGCCGACACCACCGGTGGGGCGACGGCCGATCTGACGATCCACTACCTGCTCCCGGGCACCGGCGATCTGACCGCGACCGCCGACGTCGTCAGTCGCACGCGCAGCGCCACCCTGAGCGAGATCAAGGTTCGAGACGTCTCCGGCGCCCTCGTCGTGACCGGCGTAGCGACCAGTCGATTCTTCCGGAAACGCTGA
- a CDS encoding EamA family transporter: MTGRPDAPLRVPAGLLAVAAIFSVQFGNAIVGSMFDRVGPFGAAALRLLCGALILVAIVRPDVRDWPRQTWLSVVLLGLGLGGMNLFIYLAIDQIPLGIAVTIELMGPLAVAAAGSRRLLDGAWVLLAVVGILLLGTHSGDGAGVTLVGAGFAAVAATCWAVYILASSKLGVRVPGVDGLVTAMVVAAVVIAPVGAFQAVPAVVDDPSLLAAFAGVAILTSAIPYALEFMALKRMSTRVFGVLSSLGPAVAALAGLVVLGQSFDGLQLLAMALVVAASAGVVATAGR; the protein is encoded by the coding sequence GTGACCGGTCGACCTGACGCTCCCCTCCGCGTACCCGCGGGCCTGTTGGCGGTCGCCGCGATCTTCAGCGTGCAGTTCGGTAACGCGATCGTCGGCTCGATGTTCGACCGCGTCGGACCGTTCGGCGCCGCCGCGCTCCGACTCCTCTGCGGCGCACTGATCCTCGTCGCGATCGTTCGACCCGACGTCCGTGATTGGCCGCGTCAGACCTGGTTGAGCGTGGTGCTGCTGGGGCTCGGCCTCGGGGGCATGAATCTGTTCATCTATCTGGCGATCGACCAGATCCCCCTCGGAATCGCGGTCACGATCGAGTTGATGGGGCCGCTCGCGGTCGCGGCCGCGGGCAGTCGTCGATTGCTCGACGGCGCCTGGGTCCTGCTCGCCGTCGTCGGCATCCTGCTGCTGGGCACGCACAGCGGCGACGGTGCCGGCGTCACTCTGGTCGGCGCGGGCTTCGCAGCCGTCGCAGCGACCTGCTGGGCGGTGTACATCCTGGCGTCGTCGAAGCTCGGAGTTCGTGTCCCCGGGGTCGACGGCCTGGTCACCGCGATGGTGGTCGCCGCCGTGGTCATCGCACCCGTGGGCGCTTTCCAGGCCGTCCCGGCGGTGGTCGACGATCCCTCCCTGCTCGCCGCCTTCGCCGGGGTGGCGATCCTGACCTCCGCGATCCCGTACGCGTTGGAGTTCATGGCGTTGAAACGGATGTCGACGCGCGTCTTCGGGGTGCTCTCGAGTCTCGGTCCCGCCGTCGCGGCGTTGGCCGGCCTGGTGGTTCTGGGGCAGTCGTTCGACGGCCTGCAGTTGCTCGCGATGGCGCTCGTCGTCGCAGCGAGCGCGGGCGTCGTCGCGACTGCCGGACGGTAG
- a CDS encoding ABC transporter permease subunit (The N-terminal region of this protein, as described by TIGR01726, is a three transmembrane segment that identifies a subfamily of ABC transporter permease subunits, which specificities that include histidine, arginine, glutamine, glutamate, L-cystine (sic), the opines (in Agrobacterium) octopine and nopaline, etc.) produces the protein MTSRARALAPLLVLLFVATALLAACGSSGGRDDGVLKVGTEGTYAPFSYHDPTTGELTGYDVDVANAVAEKLGMRAEFVEAPWDSLFAALGADRFDVVANQVTITPEREAKYAMSTPYAIGEGVIVTRADDTSITSLNDLRGKTSAQSATSNWTEVARNAGARVETVEGFSQAITLLKQGRVDATVNDSIAVHAYLAETGDTSVKITGKTGETSEQAFAARKGSPLIPKIDDALDSLRADGTLTAISQKYLKADASGSESQAPQQRSTWRLIADNLWPMAKAMVTVTIPLTAISFAIGLVIALVVALARMAENVIASRLARAYISIIRGTPLLVQLFIIFYGLPELGFKVPPLPAAIVAFSLNVGGYAAEIIRSAIMSVPKGQSEAAQTIGMDYATTMRRIILPQAARIAVPGLSNTVISLVKDTSLASTILVTEVLRTAQIAAAPTFEFFALYMTAAAYYWVVCLILSALQGRLELRLGRFLKA, from the coding sequence ATGACTTCCAGAGCGCGGGCCCTCGCACCGCTCCTGGTGCTGCTGTTCGTCGCCACCGCGCTGCTTGCGGCGTGCGGCAGCAGCGGCGGCCGGGACGACGGTGTGCTGAAGGTCGGAACCGAGGGCACGTACGCGCCGTTCAGCTATCACGACCCGACCACCGGGGAGCTCACCGGCTACGACGTGGACGTCGCGAACGCCGTCGCCGAGAAGCTCGGCATGCGCGCCGAGTTCGTCGAGGCCCCGTGGGACTCACTGTTCGCCGCCCTCGGCGCCGACCGGTTCGACGTCGTCGCCAACCAGGTGACGATCACGCCCGAACGCGAAGCCAAGTACGCCATGTCGACGCCCTACGCCATCGGCGAAGGCGTGATCGTGACCCGTGCCGACGACACGTCGATCACCTCGCTCAACGATCTCCGCGGCAAGACGTCCGCGCAATCGGCCACCAGCAACTGGACCGAAGTCGCCCGTAACGCGGGGGCGAGGGTCGAGACCGTCGAAGGTTTCTCGCAGGCCATCACCCTGCTGAAACAGGGACGCGTCGACGCCACGGTCAACGACAGCATCGCCGTCCACGCCTATCTCGCCGAGACCGGCGACACCTCGGTGAAGATCACCGGCAAGACCGGCGAGACCAGCGAGCAGGCCTTCGCCGCACGCAAGGGCAGTCCGCTGATCCCGAAGATCGACGACGCCCTCGACTCGCTGCGCGCCGACGGGACCCTGACCGCGATCTCGCAGAAGTACCTGAAGGCCGACGCCAGCGGCAGCGAGTCGCAGGCTCCGCAGCAGCGGAGCACGTGGCGGCTGATCGCCGACAACCTGTGGCCGATGGCCAAGGCGATGGTCACCGTCACCATTCCGCTCACCGCGATCAGCTTCGCGATCGGCCTGGTGATCGCCCTGGTGGTGGCCCTCGCGAGGATGGCCGAGAACGTGATCGCGTCGCGGCTCGCACGCGCTTACATCTCGATCATCCGAGGCACCCCGCTGCTGGTGCAGTTGTTCATCATCTTCTACGGGCTCCCCGAACTCGGTTTCAAGGTCCCGCCGTTGCCTGCTGCGATCGTGGCGTTCTCGCTGAACGTCGGCGGGTACGCGGCGGAGATCATCCGCAGCGCCATCATGTCGGTGCCGAAGGGGCAGAGCGAGGCCGCGCAGACCATCGGCATGGACTACGCGACCACCATGCGGCGGATCATCCTGCCGCAGGCGGCCCGCATCGCGGTGCCGGGCTTATCGAATACGGTGATCTCGCTGGTGAAGGACACCTCGCTGGCGTCGACGATCCTGGTGACCGAGGTGTTGCGGACGGCGCAGATCGCAGCGGCGCCGACCTTCGAGTTCTTCGCGTTGTACATGACCGCGGCCGCCTACTACTGGGTGGTCTGCCTGATCCTCTCCGCGCTGCAGGGCAGACTCGAACTCCGATTGGGAAGGTTCTTGAAGGCATGA
- a CDS encoding lysoplasmalogenase, whose protein sequence is MSSRRRSVIAWVPYVVVAVAHFVLLAVESDVAAPTKLLLMPLLALPVVLLADRVRSVAAVATLLAAVFFSWLGDGVGVVVDGDSVLPLMLGFFGVAHLAYIILFTRLAPERRMPRWSLGYLGWWIAMLVVLGPHTGALLPAVAVYGLVLAGTAATSARCGPVVAVGGAFFLASDSLLAFRLFLPDATPGWFGPAVMATYTLGQGLIVAGLLRARGRSVSSGQPVE, encoded by the coding sequence ATGAGTTCTCGTCGGCGGTCCGTGATCGCGTGGGTGCCGTACGTCGTGGTCGCCGTTGCGCACTTCGTGCTGCTCGCGGTGGAGAGTGACGTCGCAGCGCCGACGAAACTCCTGCTGATGCCGCTGCTGGCCCTGCCGGTGGTGCTGCTTGCCGATCGGGTGCGCAGCGTTGCCGCGGTCGCCACACTGCTCGCCGCGGTGTTCTTCTCCTGGCTCGGCGACGGCGTCGGAGTGGTGGTGGACGGTGATTCGGTACTGCCGCTGATGTTGGGCTTCTTCGGCGTCGCGCACCTGGCCTACATCATCCTGTTCACCCGGTTGGCTCCCGAACGGCGGATGCCGAGGTGGAGCCTCGGGTACCTCGGGTGGTGGATCGCGATGCTGGTCGTGCTGGGTCCGCACACCGGCGCACTGTTGCCCGCGGTCGCGGTTTACGGCTTGGTGTTGGCCGGGACGGCGGCGACGTCTGCCCGCTGCGGTCCGGTGGTGGCGGTCGGTGGCGCCTTCTTCCTCGCCAGCGACTCGCTGCTCGCCTTCCGACTGTTTCTGCCCGATGCGACTCCCGGCTGGTTCGGTCCGGCGGTGATGGCGACCTACACCCTCGGTCAGGGGCTGATCGTCGCCGGTCTCCTGCGTGCACGTGGACGCTCGGTATCGTCCGGGCAGCCGGTGGAGTGA
- a CDS encoding aminoglycoside phosphotransferase family protein: MKRTVSVPPGLMRRATLGGEWVAWLDDLPARCARLLDEWNLTPTGDPTHGSCSLVVPVRTADRVDAVLKVGFDGDRGSEHESVALAQWNGDGAVRLFRADPRRRALLLERLHSTDLESLWDVEACEIIAGFYARLHRPASNRLAVLPDVVGGWLDALATDAAIVPVPPRFVEQSLHAGRDLCSDPASVGTLIHADLHYGNVLAGDREPWLVIDPKPLSGDPHYEVAPLLWNRWEEMAGDVRGALTRRFLTVVDAAGLDEKRARDWVVIRVILNVHWAVEDARRARRGLDAEEREFVTRSVAIAKAVQP; encoded by the coding sequence GTGAAGCGAACCGTCTCCGTTCCGCCCGGTCTGATGCGGCGCGCGACCCTCGGCGGCGAGTGGGTGGCGTGGCTCGACGATCTGCCCGCGCGATGCGCACGACTCCTGGACGAGTGGAACCTGACGCCGACCGGCGACCCGACGCACGGGTCCTGCTCCCTGGTCGTCCCGGTTCGCACCGCTGACCGCGTCGACGCCGTGTTGAAAGTCGGGTTCGACGGCGACCGGGGGTCCGAGCACGAGTCGGTGGCCCTGGCCCAATGGAACGGTGACGGCGCCGTCCGCTTGTTCCGCGCCGATCCGCGCCGTCGCGCGCTGCTGCTGGAGCGCCTGCACAGCACGGACCTGGAGTCGCTTTGGGATGTGGAGGCGTGCGAGATCATCGCAGGGTTCTACGCGCGTCTTCACCGACCGGCGTCGAACCGGTTGGCGGTTCTGCCCGACGTCGTCGGCGGATGGCTCGACGCGCTGGCGACCGACGCGGCGATCGTCCCCGTCCCGCCGCGGTTCGTCGAGCAGTCGCTGCACGCCGGGCGCGACCTCTGCTCGGATCCGGCGTCGGTCGGCACGCTGATCCACGCTGACCTCCACTACGGAAACGTCCTCGCCGGCGACCGGGAACCGTGGCTGGTGATCGATCCCAAACCGCTGTCGGGCGATCCGCACTACGAGGTGGCTCCACTGCTGTGGAACCGGTGGGAGGAGATGGCCGGCGATGTCCGAGGGGCCCTGACCCGCCGATTCCTGACTGTCGTCGACGCCGCCGGGCTCGACGAGAAGCGCGCCCGCGACTGGGTCGTGATCCGCGTGATCCTGAACGTGCACTGGGCCGTCGAGGATGCCCGCAGAGCGCGCCGCGGACTCGACGCAGAGGAGCGCGAGTTCGTCACCCGGTCCGTCGCGATAGCGAAAGCCGTGCAGCCGTGA
- a CDS encoding mechanosensitive ion channel family protein — MVTDVAIDYSAGISDAWSSIAKFVPKLAAFLVILIVGWIIAKVLAKIVTVILRKVGFDRLADRSGITSALAKSDYDASSLLANIVYYAVLLITLQLAIGAFGPNPISDLLTKFVAWLPKLFVAIIIIVIAAAIAQAVREIIRNALSGASYGSIVATIASVFILGAGIIAALNQIGVATTVTTPILVAVLATLGGVIVVGVGGGLVKPMQSRWETALDKVAAEIPARRAERERAEASHRHAQRPAQAQAVPQQPAPTQGYTPPQTQQYSGQPHQGQQFPGQEYSGQQYGQPGQSGQPPQQYPTQEPPQRDYGGGYEQQRPQ, encoded by the coding sequence ATGGTCACCGACGTAGCGATCGACTACAGCGCCGGAATATCCGACGCCTGGAGTTCGATCGCCAAGTTCGTCCCCAAACTCGCCGCCTTCCTGGTCATCCTGATCGTCGGCTGGATCATCGCAAAGGTCCTGGCCAAGATCGTGACGGTGATCCTCCGAAAGGTCGGATTCGACCGTCTGGCCGACCGGAGCGGAATTACGTCTGCGCTCGCGAAGAGCGATTACGATGCCAGTTCACTGCTCGCGAACATCGTCTATTACGCGGTTCTGCTGATCACCCTCCAATTGGCGATCGGCGCCTTCGGGCCGAATCCGATCAGTGATCTCTTGACCAAGTTCGTCGCGTGGCTGCCCAAGTTGTTCGTCGCGATCATCATCATCGTCATCGCGGCGGCGATCGCCCAGGCCGTACGCGAGATCATCCGAAACGCCCTCAGCGGAGCGTCGTACGGATCGATAGTCGCGACCATCGCTTCGGTCTTCATCCTCGGTGCCGGCATCATCGCGGCACTGAATCAGATCGGCGTCGCGACCACGGTCACCACCCCGATTCTCGTCGCCGTGCTCGCGACCCTCGGCGGCGTGATCGTCGTCGGCGTCGGCGGCGGCCTGGTGAAGCCGATGCAGTCGCGGTGGGAGACCGCGCTCGACAAGGTCGCAGCCGAGATCCCCGCTCGACGCGCCGAGCGCGAACGGGCGGAGGCGAGCCACCGCCACGCGCAGCGCCCGGCCCAGGCTCAGGCCGTGCCCCAGCAGCCGGCCCCGACGCAGGGATATACGCCGCCGCAGACTCAGCAGTACTCCGGGCAGCCGCACCAGGGCCAGCAGTTCCCGGGCCAGGAGTACTCGGGCCAGCAGTACGGGCAGCCCGGTCAGTCCGGGCAACCCCCGCAGCAGTACCCGACGCAGGAGCCGCCGCAGCGCGACTACGGCGGTGGATACGAGCAGCAACGACCCCAGTGA
- the fdhD gene encoding formate dehydrogenase accessory sulfurtransferase FdhD, with amino-acid sequence MGRITTRWPVTKVAVGQEPRRRPDVLAVEEPLEIRISGRPYTVTMRTPGNDIELAAGFLVSEGIMTRAEHLDSGIHCGGPTGGDGENTYNTLNLTLGVDVEPPDPARARDFYTTSACGVCGTTSIEEVESTSSFDVSVDHSTVEAALLTELPDRLRSGQRAFDTTGGLHAAALFDAASGDLLVLREDVGRHNAVDKVVGWAVNNDRLPLRGTVLQVSGRASFELVQKAVMAGIPILAAVSAPSSLAAQLAERSGLTLIGFLRGESMNIYTRPDRVRVTADR; translated from the coding sequence GTGGGACGGATTACGACGCGGTGGCCGGTGACGAAGGTGGCGGTGGGGCAGGAGCCGCGTCGTCGACCCGATGTGCTCGCGGTGGAGGAACCGCTCGAGATCCGCATCTCGGGTCGGCCGTACACCGTCACCATGCGAACCCCCGGCAACGACATCGAACTCGCCGCCGGATTCCTGGTCTCCGAAGGGATCATGACGCGCGCGGAGCACCTCGACAGCGGCATCCACTGCGGCGGTCCCACCGGAGGCGACGGCGAGAACACCTACAACACCTTGAACCTGACGTTGGGTGTGGACGTCGAGCCGCCCGATCCGGCGCGTGCCCGCGACTTCTACACGACGTCCGCGTGCGGTGTGTGCGGCACCACCAGCATCGAAGAGGTGGAGTCGACGTCGTCGTTCGACGTGTCCGTCGACCACTCGACGGTGGAGGCCGCGCTGTTGACCGAGCTGCCGGATCGACTCCGCTCCGGTCAGCGGGCCTTCGACACCACCGGCGGACTGCACGCCGCAGCACTGTTCGACGCGGCGTCCGGCGACCTCCTGGTGCTCCGCGAGGACGTCGGACGACACAACGCCGTCGACAAGGTGGTCGGATGGGCCGTCAACAACGACCGCCTGCCGCTGCGCGGAACCGTTCTCCAGGTGTCGGGGCGGGCGAGCTTCGAGCTGGTGCAGAAGGCGGTGATGGCCGGGATTCCGATTCTGGCCGCCGTGTCGGCGCCGTCGTCGCTGGCGGCCCAGCTGGCGGAGCGATCGGGGTTGACGCTGATCGGGTTCCTGCGCGGGGAGTCGATGAACATCTACACCCGTCCCGACCGGGTGCGTGTCACAGCGGATCGGTGA
- a CDS encoding nitroreductase/quinone reductase family protein, translating to MNFSDLSASIGAKILENGHRAVLTVTGGRFPTKLLGMQTLELHTIGRKSGQRRSTMLTAPIYGPEKIVVVASKGGHSVDPDWFKNLVANPDVEVTVGEKTTQWTARRADADEKARLWPILVKANSGYQGYQDKTDRDIPVVILTPRG from the coding sequence ATGAACTTCTCGGATCTGTCCGCATCGATCGGCGCCAAGATTCTCGAGAACGGCCACCGTGCCGTTCTCACCGTGACCGGTGGCCGTTTCCCGACCAAATTGCTCGGCATGCAGACGCTGGAACTGCACACGATCGGCCGCAAGTCGGGGCAGCGTCGGTCGACGATGCTGACGGCACCGATCTACGGCCCGGAGAAGATCGTGGTGGTCGCGTCGAAGGGCGGGCACTCGGTGGATCCCGACTGGTTCAAGAACCTGGTCGCGAATCCGGACGTCGAGGTGACGGTCGGGGAGAAGACCACACAGTGGACGGCGCGTCGTGCCGACGCGGACGAGAAGGCACGGCTCTGGCCGATCCTGGTGAAGGCGAACAGCGGCTACCAGGGCTATCAGGACAAGACCGACCGCGACATCCCGGTGGTCATCCTCACCCCTCGCGGCTGA
- a CDS encoding ATP-dependent DNA ligase — translation MTQDRTKLTAVVDAAADVTATRSRTEKTRRLAELVAALTPDEAVPTTGLLLGHPSRGRLGIGWRTASAARTDPAATPSLTVLDVDAAFATLADAHGPGSASIRSTALADLMGRATADEQDYLVRVLTGEMRTGALQGVLTDAAAKATGVPTATFRRAAMLSGDLGDTVRAALIGDDLTAVGLTPGVPVSPMLASSSTTVAEAIGAIGAASVEVKLDGARIQVHRVRGVVRVYTRTLADITERVPEIVATVAGFPGDDLVLDGEALAFDADGVARPFQETMSRFGSEAGRDEIALTPQFFDVLHADGTSLIDEPLRLRREILADIVGDRMVRGVLVDPDGADRGTAFFAEAIATGNEGVVVKGLESTYAAGRRGSNWIKVKPVYTYDLVVLAVEHGSGRRTGKLSNLHLGARDPQGRFGEPGGFVMVGKTFKGLTDELLEWQTEFFPTIAVAEDSQADDSRAEASHVVRVRPETVVEIAIDGVQRSSRYPGGVALRFARVRRYRVGADAKPADEADTIDELRGLLKE, via the coding sequence GTGACGCAGGACAGGACGAAACTGACGGCGGTGGTGGACGCCGCCGCCGACGTGACGGCCACGCGGTCGCGCACGGAGAAGACGCGGCGACTCGCCGAACTCGTCGCAGCGCTGACACCCGACGAGGCCGTCCCGACGACGGGACTGCTGCTGGGGCACCCCTCCCGAGGACGGCTCGGGATCGGGTGGCGGACCGCCTCGGCTGCCCGAACGGATCCCGCAGCGACGCCCTCCCTCACCGTCCTCGACGTGGATGCCGCGTTCGCGACGCTGGCGGACGCGCACGGCCCGGGGTCGGCGAGCATTCGATCCACCGCGCTCGCGGATCTGATGGGGCGCGCCACCGCCGACGAACAGGACTACCTGGTCCGCGTCTTGACCGGCGAGATGCGGACGGGAGCACTGCAGGGCGTGCTGACCGACGCGGCGGCGAAGGCCACGGGTGTCCCGACTGCCACTTTTCGGCGGGCGGCGATGCTGTCCGGAGACCTCGGTGACACGGTCCGCGCCGCCCTGATCGGCGACGACCTCACCGCGGTCGGACTCACTCCCGGAGTCCCGGTCTCGCCGATGCTCGCCTCATCGTCGACGACGGTCGCGGAGGCCATCGGCGCGATCGGTGCGGCATCCGTCGAGGTCAAGCTCGACGGCGCACGCATTCAGGTGCACCGCGTCCGAGGCGTCGTCCGGGTCTACACGCGGACTCTCGCCGACATCACCGAGCGGGTACCGGAGATCGTCGCGACTGTCGCAGGATTCCCCGGAGATGATCTGGTGCTCGACGGTGAGGCCCTCGCGTTCGACGCCGACGGTGTCGCTCGACCGTTCCAGGAGACGATGAGCCGATTCGGTTCGGAGGCAGGTCGCGACGAGATCGCCCTGACCCCGCAGTTCTTCGATGTCCTCCACGCAGACGGGACGAGTCTGATCGACGAGCCGCTCAGGCTGCGTCGGGAGATCCTGGCCGACATCGTCGGCGATCGGATGGTGCGCGGTGTTCTCGTCGATCCGGACGGTGCGGATCGAGGTACCGCGTTCTTCGCCGAGGCGATCGCCACGGGAAACGAGGGCGTCGTTGTCAAGGGGCTGGAATCGACGTACGCCGCCGGCCGCCGCGGCAGCAATTGGATCAAGGTGAAACCCGTGTACACCTACGATCTGGTGGTCCTCGCCGTCGAACACGGGTCGGGTCGGCGGACCGGGAAGCTCTCGAATCTGCACCTCGGCGCCCGCGATCCGCAGGGTCGATTCGGTGAACCAGGCGGGTTCGTCATGGTGGGGAAGACCTTCAAGGGCCTCACCGACGAGCTCCTCGAGTGGCAGACCGAGTTCTTTCCGACCATCGCCGTTGCAGAGGATTCACAGGCAGACGACTCGCGCGCGGAGGCTTCGCACGTGGTGCGGGTCCGGCCGGAGACGGTCGTCGAGATCGCGATCGACGGCGTACAGCGATCGTCACGGTATCCCGGAGGCGTAGCCCTGCGGTTCGCCCGCGTCCGCCGTTACCGGGTCGGCGCGGACGCGAAACCCGCCGACGAGGCCGACACGATCGATGAGTTGCGCGGCCTGCTGAAGGAATGA
- a CDS encoding NUDIX hydrolase: MNPVLAAGAVIVDDDGRVLMVKRGHDPEKGRWSVPGGHVEPGESIRDAAAREVLEETGLRVEIGDEMWCTTIPYRDGETFEIHDFAATVVGGSLRAGDDADEARWMTRDDLEHLPIVATLRDYFHQEGLLSVNHPAPNPSR, from the coding sequence GTGAATCCAGTCCTCGCCGCCGGAGCGGTCATCGTCGATGATGACGGACGCGTCCTGATGGTCAAGCGAGGACACGATCCGGAGAAGGGCCGCTGGTCGGTTCCCGGCGGGCACGTGGAGCCCGGAGAGTCCATCCGCGACGCCGCCGCGCGCGAGGTCCTCGAAGAGACCGGTCTCCGCGTCGAGATCGGCGACGAGATGTGGTGCACCACCATCCCGTACCGCGACGGTGAGACCTTCGAGATCCACGACTTCGCGGCCACCGTCGTCGGCGGGAGCCTCCGGGCCGGAGACGACGCCGACGAAGCGCGGTGGATGACCCGCGACGATCTCGAGCACCTGCCGATCGTGGCGACCTTGCGCGACTACTTCCATCAGGAGGGACTGCTCTCCGTGAATCACCCTGCACCGAATCCTTCCCGGTGA